A single genomic interval of Prionailurus viverrinus isolate Anna chromosome A2, UM_Priviv_1.0, whole genome shotgun sequence harbors:
- the ARHGEF5 gene encoding rho guanine nucleotide exchange factor 5 isoform X2 yields MTSFPKEASADACYPMTSTPGTQKEPRAEELSPTALGPTLEPGGWSCQPVSLPGSFPAGESPDQEAAQDSQQEGSEPGKGTVFGVGTEMASASTSGTPPRTPDSAPSSPAEVSPSTTTSSSASSPLASPRREPSLAARSLETSRASVWTNRASHCGALETPAAALHGFPSAEAAVEISTSSSWASPQSPPSHPTGAVQHLRSNSFPGSHRTEPTPDLLGISLSFSHSELPQRPPKPAVSGSVIPRRDRKGGRDHRIIPESPSSLSTLGQDSQEFTSNPEMSSSPHSSHPWGSPHTSAFSPGPPAYGSSPPLVSVDTRIHEPLPPPTPEKRHVQPSMVERDSHLHAGVSTLKRCAHPLPLTPGLGLHGPPKGPLPPVPDPLVARQHRPLPSIPDTPHPPQTSFSRKLRYNKPLPPTPDLSQSHHPVSFSSARIYRPLPPVPIMDPPTEPPPLPPKSRGRSRSTQGGLTNSGGQGKPRPVFQEWTVSTPHSVGRTSWPPAMGRSTDSLASTSRNKSEVSPGMAFSNMATLLSPSSPTTPWNLELQGPASEPGPSEESEAPGRGSSRRTAPQGGANGLRRLDRGQARQSDKLSHPHLEKASSWPHRRDPGRPPEGGSGQVADPGEGSSKHKGWNRQGLRRPSILPEGSSETKGPAVEKSPGSSDTIVFREKKPKEVLAGFSRRCSKLVNSSHLLYQEYSDVVLNKEIQSQQRLDSLGEAPGPASPRQPRRALVSSESYLQRLSVASSGSLWQEIPVVRNSTVLLSMTHEDQKLQEAKFELIVSEASYLRSLHVAVDHFQLSAPLRATLTNQEYQWLFSRLQDVREVSTTFLSDLEENFENNIFTFQVCDVVLNHAPNFRRVYLPYVTNQTYQERTFQVLLNSNSSFREVLEKLESDPVCQRLSLKSFLILPFQRITRLKLLLQNILKRTQPGSSEEAEATKAHHALEELIRDCNNNVQRMRRTEELIYLSQKIEFECKIFPLISQSRWLVKSGELTALEFSLSPGPRRKLNTRPVHLHLFNDCLLLSRPREGSRFLVFDHAPFSSIRGEKCEMKLHGPHKNLFRLFLLHNAQGTQTEFLFSTETQSEKLRWISALAMPREELDLLECYDSPQVQCLRAYKPRENDELALEKADVVMVTQQSSDGWLEGVRLSDGERGWFPVQQVEFISNPEVRARNLKEAHRVKTAKLQLVEQQT; encoded by the exons ATGACCTCGTTCCCCAAGGAAGCCTCTGCAG ACGCCTGTTACCCCATGACCAGTACTCCTGGGACTCAGAAGGAGCCTCGGGCTGAGGAACTATCCCCTACAGCTCTGGGTCCTACACTGGAGCCAGGAGGATGGTCCTGCCAGCCCGTTTCTTTACCTGGCTCTTTTCCTGCTGGGGAGTCACCTGACCAAGAAGCAGCTCAGGATAGCCAGCAGGAGGGATCTGAGCCTGGGAAGGGGACGGTGTTCGGTGTGGGGACTGAGATGGCCTCTGCCAGTACATCCGGGACTCCTCCAAGGACACCAGACTCTGCCCCTTCCAGTCCTGCTGAAGTTTCCCCCAGCACAACTACATCATCATCTGCCAGCTCCCCACTTGCCTCTCCCAGGAGGGAGCCGTCTCTTGCTGCACGTTCTCTAGAAACCTCCAGAGCATCTGTTTGGACCAACAGGGCATCTCACTGTGGGGCTTTGGAGACTCCTGCTGctgccctccatggcttcccCTCTGCAGAGGCTGCCGTGGAAATCTCCACCAGCTCCAGTTGGGCCAGCCCTCAGAGCCCCCCCAGCCACCCTACAGGGGCTGTCCAGCACCTGAGGAGCAACTCCTTCCCGGGCTCTCATAGGACAGAGCCGACTCCGGACCTGCTGGGAATATCACTTTCCTTCTCCCATTCAGAGTTGCCCCAGAGGCCCCCCAAACCTGCCGTCTCTGGCTCTGTGATTCCAAGAAGGGACAGGAAAGGTGGTAGGGACCACAGGATCATTCCAGAATCCCCTAGTTCATTATCCACTCTGGGGCAAGACTCCCAAGAATTCACTTCAAATCCAGAAATGTCCAGCAGTCCCCACAGCAGCCACCCGTGGGGCTCCCCACACACTTCAGCCTTTTCCCCAGGGCCTCCTGCCTAtggctcttccccaccccttgtCTCTGTAGATACGAGGATCCATGAACCTCTGCCCCCTCCTACCCCAGAGAAGAGGCATGTCCAACCCTCCATGGTGGAAAGAGACAGCCATCTCCATGCAGGGGTTTCCACACTGAAGCGGTGTGCCCATCCTCTTCCATTGACCCCAGGTTTGGGGCTACATGGCCCCCCCAAAGGCCCACTTCCCCCAGTTCCTGACCCCCTTGTGGCAAGGCAGCACCGACCTCTGCCCTCTATCCCAGACACGCCCCACCCTCCTCAGACCTCGTTCTCCCGCAAACTGAGATACAACAAGCCATTACCCCCAACCCCTGATTTGTCCCAGTCCCACCATCCTGTTTCTTTTAGTAGTGCAAGGATCTACAGGCCTCTACCCCCTGTCCCTATTATGGATCCCCCCACTGAACCACCCCCATTACCCCCAAAGtccagggggaggagcaggagcaCTCAGGGAGGACTCACGAATTCAGGGGGTCAGGGCAAGCCAAGGCCTGTTTTTCAAGAGTGGACAGTTTCCACTCCCCATTCTGTTGGACGTACCTCCTGGCCCCCAGCTATGGGTCGGTCGACAGACTCTTTGGCTTCTACCAGCAGGAATAAGAGTGAAGTGTCCCCTGGCATGGCTTTCAGCAACATGGCAACCCTTCTGAGTCCCTCTTCCCCAACCACGCCCTGGAATCTGGAGCTCCAGGGACCTGCCTCTGAACCAGGACCCTCAGAAGAGTCTGAGGCCCCTGGCAGAGGATCTTCGAGAAGAACAGCCCCTCAGGGAGGAGCCAATGGCCTGAGGAGGTTGGATCGAGGCCAAGCAAGGCAGTCAGACAAACTCAGCCATCCCCACCTGGAGAAGGCATCCAGCTGGCCCCACAGGCGAGACCCAGGGAGACCCCCGGAGGGCGGCAGCGGGCAGGTTGCAGACCCTGGTGAGGGGTCCAGTAAGCACAAGGGCTGGAATCGGCAAGGCCTGCGCAGGCCTTCTATCTTGCCTGAGGGCTCTTCAG AGACGAAAGGTCCAGCCGTAGAAAAATCCCCTGGCTCTTCAGACACCATCGTTTTTCG GGAGAAGAAACCAAAGGAGGTGTTGGCAGGCTTTTCAAGACGCTGCTCGAAGCTCGTCAACTCCT CCCATCTGCTTTACCAGGAGTACAGCGATGTGGTTCTGAACAAGGAGATTCAGAGCCAGCAGCGGCTGGACAGCCTGGGAGAGGCGCCCGGGCCCGCCTCCCCCCGGCAGCCCCGGAGGGCCCTGGTCTCCTCGGAGTCTTACCTGCAGCGCCTGTCCGTGGCCTCCAGCGGCTCCCTCTGGCAGGAGATCCCGGTGGTGCGCAATAGCACCGTGCTGCTCTCCATGACCCACGAGGACCAAAAACTGCAGGAG GCCAAATTCGAGCTGATCGTGTCAGAGGCCTCATACCTGCGCAGTCTGCATGTGGCAGTGGACCATTTCCAGCTTTCCGCCCCACTGCGGGCCACCCTTACCAACCAAGAATACCAGTGGCTCTTCTCTCGTTTACAGGACGTGCGTGAAGTCAGCACCAC GTTCCTTTCAGACCTGGAGGAGAACTTCGAGAACAACATCTTCACCTTCCAAGTGTGCGATGTGGTCCTGAACCACGCCCCCAACTTCCGCCGGGTCTACCTGCCTTACGTCACCAACCAGACCTACCAGGAACGCACCTTCCAAGTCCTGCT GAACAGCAACAGCAGCTTCCGGGAGGTTCTGGAGAAGCTGGAGAGCGATCCTGTCTGCCAGCGCCTTTCCCTCAAGTCCTTCCTGATCCTGCCTTTCCAGCGCATCACCCGTCTCAAACTGCTGCTTCAG AACATTCTGAAGAGAACACAGCCTGGATCTTCAGAGGAAGCAGAAGCCACCAAGGCACATCATGCCTTGGAGGAG CTGATCCGAGACTGCAACAACAATGTCCAGAGGATGCGCCGGACAGAGGAGCTCATCTACCTGAGCCAGAAGATTGAGTTTGAGTGCAAA ATATTCCCGCTCATATCGCAGTCACGCTGGCTGGTGAAGAGTGGAGAGCTGACAGCCCTCGAGTTCAGTCTCTCCCCAGGGCCGCGAAGGAAACTGAACACGCGTCCAGTTCACTTGCATCTCTTCAACGACTGTCTGTTGCTGTCTCGGCCCCGAGA GGGTAGCCGGTTCCTGGTGTTCGACCATGCTCCCTTCTCCTCCATCCGAGGGGAAAAGTGTGAAATGAAGCTACACGGACCTCACAAAAACCTCTTCCGGCTCTTCCTGCTGCACAACGCACAGGGCACCCAGACTGAGTTCCtcttcagcacagagaccca AAGTGAAAAGCTTCGATGGATCTCAGCCTTGGCCATGCCCAGAGAGGAGTTGGACCTTCTAGAGTGTTACG ACTCCCCGCAAGTACAGTGCCTTCGAGCCTACAAACCCCGAGAGAATGACGAGTTGGCGCTAGAGAAGGCAGACGTGGTAATGGTGACTCAGCAGAGCAGCGATG GCTGGCTGGAGGGCGTGAGACTCTCAGATGGGGAGCGAGGCTGGTTCCCTGTGCAACAAGTGGAGTTCATTTCCAACCCAGAAGTCCGAGCCCGGAACCTGAAGGAAGCTCATCGAGTCAAGACTGCCAAACTACAGCTGGTGGAACAGCAGACCTAG
- the ARHGEF5 gene encoding rho guanine nucleotide exchange factor 5 isoform X1 has translation MTSFPKEASAGAETNQEDAAGETWGTPEHPEVAPQSPEDGRTRTRAPAEPGACPAQDEHLDMVPVSSELGGCVEMEFRPELTSLIWGTECAEEKGETFPDTSARPRFGPAWEEHLSETNQPRGSVRQGEELRSLGAREDACYPMTSTPGTQKEPRAEELSPTALGPTLEPGGWSCQPVSLPGSFPAGESPDQEAAQDSQQEGSEPGKGTVFGVGTEMASASTSGTPPRTPDSAPSSPAEVSPSTTTSSSASSPLASPRREPSLAARSLETSRASVWTNRASHCGALETPAAALHGFPSAEAAVEISTSSSWASPQSPPSHPTGAVQHLRSNSFPGSHRTEPTPDLLGISLSFSHSELPQRPPKPAVSGSVIPRRDRKGGRDHRIIPESPSSLSTLGQDSQEFTSNPEMSSSPHSSHPWGSPHTSAFSPGPPAYGSSPPLVSVDTRIHEPLPPPTPEKRHVQPSMVERDSHLHAGVSTLKRCAHPLPLTPGLGLHGPPKGPLPPVPDPLVARQHRPLPSIPDTPHPPQTSFSRKLRYNKPLPPTPDLSQSHHPVSFSSARIYRPLPPVPIMDPPTEPPPLPPKSRGRSRSTQGGLTNSGGQGKPRPVFQEWTVSTPHSVGRTSWPPAMGRSTDSLASTSRNKSEVSPGMAFSNMATLLSPSSPTTPWNLELQGPASEPGPSEESEAPGRGSSRRTAPQGGANGLRRLDRGQARQSDKLSHPHLEKASSWPHRRDPGRPPEGGSGQVADPGEGSSKHKGWNRQGLRRPSILPEGSSETKGPAVEKSPGSSDTIVFREKKPKEVLAGFSRRCSKLVNSSHLLYQEYSDVVLNKEIQSQQRLDSLGEAPGPASPRQPRRALVSSESYLQRLSVASSGSLWQEIPVVRNSTVLLSMTHEDQKLQEAKFELIVSEASYLRSLHVAVDHFQLSAPLRATLTNQEYQWLFSRLQDVREVSTTFLSDLEENFENNIFTFQVCDVVLNHAPNFRRVYLPYVTNQTYQERTFQVLLNSNSSFREVLEKLESDPVCQRLSLKSFLILPFQRITRLKLLLQNILKRTQPGSSEEAEATKAHHALEELIRDCNNNVQRMRRTEELIYLSQKIEFECKIFPLISQSRWLVKSGELTALEFSLSPGPRRKLNTRPVHLHLFNDCLLLSRPREGSRFLVFDHAPFSSIRGEKCEMKLHGPHKNLFRLFLLHNAQGTQTEFLFSTETQSEKLRWISALAMPREELDLLECYDSPQVQCLRAYKPRENDELALEKADVVMVTQQSSDGWLEGVRLSDGERGWFPVQQVEFISNPEVRARNLKEAHRVKTAKLQLVEQQT, from the exons ATGACCTCGTTCCCCAAGGAAGCCTCTGCAGGTGCGGAGACCAACCAGGAGGACGCTGCGGGTGAGACCTGGGGCACTCCAGAGCATCCGGAGGTGGCGCCTCAGAGCCCGGAGGACGGACGGACAAGGACACGGGCTCCcgcagagcccggggcctgtccTGCCCAGGATGAACACCTGGACATGGTCCCGGTATCCAGTGAGCTGGGTGGCTGCGTGGAGATGGAATTTAGACCAGAACTCACTTCTTTGATTTGGGGAACGGAATGTGcagaagagaagggggagacTTTTCCAGACACCTCTGCTCGGCCCAGATTTGGACCTGCCTGGGAAGAGCATCTGTCAGAAACCAACCAGCCACGGGGCTCCGTCAGGCAGGGGGAAGAGCTGCGGTCTCTGGGGGCGCGAGAAG ACGCCTGTTACCCCATGACCAGTACTCCTGGGACTCAGAAGGAGCCTCGGGCTGAGGAACTATCCCCTACAGCTCTGGGTCCTACACTGGAGCCAGGAGGATGGTCCTGCCAGCCCGTTTCTTTACCTGGCTCTTTTCCTGCTGGGGAGTCACCTGACCAAGAAGCAGCTCAGGATAGCCAGCAGGAGGGATCTGAGCCTGGGAAGGGGACGGTGTTCGGTGTGGGGACTGAGATGGCCTCTGCCAGTACATCCGGGACTCCTCCAAGGACACCAGACTCTGCCCCTTCCAGTCCTGCTGAAGTTTCCCCCAGCACAACTACATCATCATCTGCCAGCTCCCCACTTGCCTCTCCCAGGAGGGAGCCGTCTCTTGCTGCACGTTCTCTAGAAACCTCCAGAGCATCTGTTTGGACCAACAGGGCATCTCACTGTGGGGCTTTGGAGACTCCTGCTGctgccctccatggcttcccCTCTGCAGAGGCTGCCGTGGAAATCTCCACCAGCTCCAGTTGGGCCAGCCCTCAGAGCCCCCCCAGCCACCCTACAGGGGCTGTCCAGCACCTGAGGAGCAACTCCTTCCCGGGCTCTCATAGGACAGAGCCGACTCCGGACCTGCTGGGAATATCACTTTCCTTCTCCCATTCAGAGTTGCCCCAGAGGCCCCCCAAACCTGCCGTCTCTGGCTCTGTGATTCCAAGAAGGGACAGGAAAGGTGGTAGGGACCACAGGATCATTCCAGAATCCCCTAGTTCATTATCCACTCTGGGGCAAGACTCCCAAGAATTCACTTCAAATCCAGAAATGTCCAGCAGTCCCCACAGCAGCCACCCGTGGGGCTCCCCACACACTTCAGCCTTTTCCCCAGGGCCTCCTGCCTAtggctcttccccaccccttgtCTCTGTAGATACGAGGATCCATGAACCTCTGCCCCCTCCTACCCCAGAGAAGAGGCATGTCCAACCCTCCATGGTGGAAAGAGACAGCCATCTCCATGCAGGGGTTTCCACACTGAAGCGGTGTGCCCATCCTCTTCCATTGACCCCAGGTTTGGGGCTACATGGCCCCCCCAAAGGCCCACTTCCCCCAGTTCCTGACCCCCTTGTGGCAAGGCAGCACCGACCTCTGCCCTCTATCCCAGACACGCCCCACCCTCCTCAGACCTCGTTCTCCCGCAAACTGAGATACAACAAGCCATTACCCCCAACCCCTGATTTGTCCCAGTCCCACCATCCTGTTTCTTTTAGTAGTGCAAGGATCTACAGGCCTCTACCCCCTGTCCCTATTATGGATCCCCCCACTGAACCACCCCCATTACCCCCAAAGtccagggggaggagcaggagcaCTCAGGGAGGACTCACGAATTCAGGGGGTCAGGGCAAGCCAAGGCCTGTTTTTCAAGAGTGGACAGTTTCCACTCCCCATTCTGTTGGACGTACCTCCTGGCCCCCAGCTATGGGTCGGTCGACAGACTCTTTGGCTTCTACCAGCAGGAATAAGAGTGAAGTGTCCCCTGGCATGGCTTTCAGCAACATGGCAACCCTTCTGAGTCCCTCTTCCCCAACCACGCCCTGGAATCTGGAGCTCCAGGGACCTGCCTCTGAACCAGGACCCTCAGAAGAGTCTGAGGCCCCTGGCAGAGGATCTTCGAGAAGAACAGCCCCTCAGGGAGGAGCCAATGGCCTGAGGAGGTTGGATCGAGGCCAAGCAAGGCAGTCAGACAAACTCAGCCATCCCCACCTGGAGAAGGCATCCAGCTGGCCCCACAGGCGAGACCCAGGGAGACCCCCGGAGGGCGGCAGCGGGCAGGTTGCAGACCCTGGTGAGGGGTCCAGTAAGCACAAGGGCTGGAATCGGCAAGGCCTGCGCAGGCCTTCTATCTTGCCTGAGGGCTCTTCAG AGACGAAAGGTCCAGCCGTAGAAAAATCCCCTGGCTCTTCAGACACCATCGTTTTTCG GGAGAAGAAACCAAAGGAGGTGTTGGCAGGCTTTTCAAGACGCTGCTCGAAGCTCGTCAACTCCT CCCATCTGCTTTACCAGGAGTACAGCGATGTGGTTCTGAACAAGGAGATTCAGAGCCAGCAGCGGCTGGACAGCCTGGGAGAGGCGCCCGGGCCCGCCTCCCCCCGGCAGCCCCGGAGGGCCCTGGTCTCCTCGGAGTCTTACCTGCAGCGCCTGTCCGTGGCCTCCAGCGGCTCCCTCTGGCAGGAGATCCCGGTGGTGCGCAATAGCACCGTGCTGCTCTCCATGACCCACGAGGACCAAAAACTGCAGGAG GCCAAATTCGAGCTGATCGTGTCAGAGGCCTCATACCTGCGCAGTCTGCATGTGGCAGTGGACCATTTCCAGCTTTCCGCCCCACTGCGGGCCACCCTTACCAACCAAGAATACCAGTGGCTCTTCTCTCGTTTACAGGACGTGCGTGAAGTCAGCACCAC GTTCCTTTCAGACCTGGAGGAGAACTTCGAGAACAACATCTTCACCTTCCAAGTGTGCGATGTGGTCCTGAACCACGCCCCCAACTTCCGCCGGGTCTACCTGCCTTACGTCACCAACCAGACCTACCAGGAACGCACCTTCCAAGTCCTGCT GAACAGCAACAGCAGCTTCCGGGAGGTTCTGGAGAAGCTGGAGAGCGATCCTGTCTGCCAGCGCCTTTCCCTCAAGTCCTTCCTGATCCTGCCTTTCCAGCGCATCACCCGTCTCAAACTGCTGCTTCAG AACATTCTGAAGAGAACACAGCCTGGATCTTCAGAGGAAGCAGAAGCCACCAAGGCACATCATGCCTTGGAGGAG CTGATCCGAGACTGCAACAACAATGTCCAGAGGATGCGCCGGACAGAGGAGCTCATCTACCTGAGCCAGAAGATTGAGTTTGAGTGCAAA ATATTCCCGCTCATATCGCAGTCACGCTGGCTGGTGAAGAGTGGAGAGCTGACAGCCCTCGAGTTCAGTCTCTCCCCAGGGCCGCGAAGGAAACTGAACACGCGTCCAGTTCACTTGCATCTCTTCAACGACTGTCTGTTGCTGTCTCGGCCCCGAGA GGGTAGCCGGTTCCTGGTGTTCGACCATGCTCCCTTCTCCTCCATCCGAGGGGAAAAGTGTGAAATGAAGCTACACGGACCTCACAAAAACCTCTTCCGGCTCTTCCTGCTGCACAACGCACAGGGCACCCAGACTGAGTTCCtcttcagcacagagaccca AAGTGAAAAGCTTCGATGGATCTCAGCCTTGGCCATGCCCAGAGAGGAGTTGGACCTTCTAGAGTGTTACG ACTCCCCGCAAGTACAGTGCCTTCGAGCCTACAAACCCCGAGAGAATGACGAGTTGGCGCTAGAGAAGGCAGACGTGGTAATGGTGACTCAGCAGAGCAGCGATG GCTGGCTGGAGGGCGTGAGACTCTCAGATGGGGAGCGAGGCTGGTTCCCTGTGCAACAAGTGGAGTTCATTTCCAACCCAGAAGTCCGAGCCCGGAACCTGAAGGAAGCTCATCGAGTCAAGACTGCCAAACTACAGCTGGTGGAACAGCAGACCTAG
- the NOBOX gene encoding homeobox protein NOBOX, translating to MEPAQEPCPERRGQWVMVPTGQEGGDKPLAAGPKKELRQSSAPCAQDAPSEELPPSCIVPGEKPPSDPPGEPSGTDIRRGGQPSGSGTLHKDTPLAPPGPQLPGEGCSFPVKEAKPGKRSYSPASSKQKIPSAAGLASTPSPGVTHSARAAHNPVPCGSGRGPCHLANLLSTLAQNSQNTDQKRSLEVTCQVRKKTRTLYRSDQLEELERIFQEDHYPDSDKRREIAQTVGVTPQRIMVWFQNRRAKWRKVEKLNGKEDKDSPADPAPTGASGQCSSATELPAAVPMDPEPGTFPQEPPVDSLAEPPMLLASEHTLAPTQQSESTQRVAVTPPLFSPPPVRRVNLPFPLGPVPTPQMMPLLLDTPGSDSGHKDGSWGTSVTPPSTCSYLEELEPQDYQQSAQPGPFLFSQAPQSQLYQQPQPQFSYLHPFPFPMPHPLQPLLPDDPLFTSPYGPSAGTSQGYFPGPPPPSGQTVLQPPAGNAGTAPWNDPCFPELPFPGPFCPQALGQPPGGDSYFPDLLPAPYAPALSRQPSPGVTRLPEGARPETGPFLGRAPEEQPAPCVEGPPAAEELRAEEKDSCGP from the exons ATGGAACCGGCGCAGGAGCCCTGCCCGGAACGGCGGG GTCAGTGGGTGATGGTCCCCACAGGCCAGGAAGGTGGAGACAAGCCCCTGGCTGCTGGGCCAAAAAAGGAACTGCGGCAGAGTTCAGCCCCCTGCGCTCAGGATGCCCCAAGTGAGGAACTGCCCCCCTCCTGCATCGTCCCCGGGGAGAAGCCACCATCAGACCCCCCTGGAGAACCATCTGGGACAGATATCAGGAGAGGGGGCCAGCCATCTGGTTCGGGGACTCTCCACAAAGACACGCCTCTGGCCCCACCGGGACCCCAGCTTCCTGGGGAAGGCTGTTCCTTCCCAGTGAAAGAGGCAAAGCCAGGGAAGAGGTCCTACTCTCCAGCCTCCAGTAAGCAGAAAATACCCAGTGCCGCGGGTCTGGCCTCCACACCATCTCCTGGTGTCACCCACTCAGCCCGTGCTGCACACAACCCAGTGCCTTGTGGGTCAGGCCGGGGGCCTTGCCATCTGGCTAACCTCCTCAGCACATTGGCTCAGAACAGCCAAAACACAGATCAGAAGAGGTCCCTGGAAGTGACCTGCCAAGTTCGGAAAAAGACCCGGACCCTATACCGCTCAG ACCAGCTGGAGGAGCTAGAAAGGATCTTCCAAGAAGACCACTACCCAGACAGTGATAAGCGCCGGGAGATTGCCCAGACTGTGGGGGTTACCCCCCAACGCATCATG GTGTGGTTCCAGAATCGCAGGGCAAAGTGGCGGAAAGTGGAGAAGCTGAATGGCAAGGAGGACAAGGACAGCCCTGCAGACCCCGCCCCTACCGGGGCCAGCGGTCAGTGCAG CTCTGCAACTGAGCTGCCAGCCGCTGTGCCCATGGACCCAGAGCCTGGTACCTTCCCTCAGGAACCCCCTGTGGATTCTCTTGCAG AGCCTCCCATGCTGCTGGCCTCTGAGCACACTCTGGCCCCAACCCAACAGAGTGAGAGTACTCAGAGGGTAGCAGTGACCCCACCGCTCTTCAGCCCTCCGCCAGTTCGAAGAGTCAACCTTCCTTTTCCCCTcggccctgtccccaccccccaaatgaTGCCTCTGCTGCTGGATACCCCAGGCAGTGACAGCGGCCACAAAGATGGCTCCTGGGGGACAAG TGTCACCCCACCATCCACCTGCTCATACTTGGAGGAGCTGGAGCCCCAGGATTACCAACAGAGCGCCCAGCCGGGACCGTTCCTGTTCTCCCAGGCTCCACAGAGCCAGCTCTACCAACAGCCTCAGCCCCAGTTCTCCTACCTgcaccccttccccttccccatgccccaccccctgcagccTCTGCTGCCGGATGACCCCCTCTTCACCTCGCCCTATGGCCCCAGTGCGGGGACATCACAGGGCTACTTCCCAGGGCCACCGCCTCCGTCAGGGCAGACGGTGCTTCAGCCACCTGCTGGGAATGCAG GTACAGCCCCCTGGAATGACCCTTGCTTTCCAGAACTGCCTTTCCCTGGTCCCTTCTGTCCGCAGGCCCTGGGGCAGCCCCCCGGAGGGGACAGCTACTTCCCTGATCTGCTCCCAGCCCCCTATGCTCCGGCCCTGAGCAGGCAGCCTTCCCCAGGTGTCACCCGGCTGCCCGAAGGGGCCAGGCCCGAAACGGGACCCTTCCTCGGCAGGGCCCCCGAGGAGCAGCCTGCCCCCTGTGTGGAGGGGCCCCCCGCAGCCGAGGAGCTCCGAGCGGAAGAGAAGGACAGCTGTGGCCCCTAA